A region of Haloplanus sp. XH21 DNA encodes the following proteins:
- a CDS encoding segregation and condensation protein A: MTEYVPDDVDLPGSDDDEVEPVELLVQLAEDGEIDPWDIDIVDVTDAFLDRLDETDLRTSGRALFYASVLLRMKSDELLDDGTEEPEPEPWEVAMEGGEPPAMDGHDPIDALESELDRRLDRKHARGSPETLSDLVHELREAERDSWWKESRSYDTSESPQGYDRGTQTLDYHAAGDPRDDGEPTEGDVTDTTHTEDIETTIEAVRETISTHYDAGRAEVLFAEVREAGGAPVDTFLALLFLANRGTIRLRQDDLFGDLWIRDPSAPTAGDEAIAD; encoded by the coding sequence ATGACTGAGTACGTCCCCGACGACGTCGACCTCCCCGGCAGTGACGACGACGAGGTCGAACCCGTTGAACTGCTGGTGCAGTTGGCCGAGGACGGCGAAATCGATCCCTGGGACATCGACATCGTCGACGTGACCGACGCCTTCCTCGACCGACTGGACGAGACGGACCTCCGCACGTCGGGGCGGGCGCTGTTCTACGCGAGCGTCCTCCTGCGGATGAAAAGCGACGAGTTGCTGGACGACGGGACCGAGGAACCGGAACCCGAACCCTGGGAAGTGGCGATGGAGGGTGGCGAGCCGCCGGCGATGGACGGCCACGATCCCATCGACGCCCTCGAATCCGAACTCGACCGGCGTCTGGACCGCAAACACGCGCGCGGATCGCCGGAGACCCTCTCGGATCTGGTCCACGAACTCCGGGAAGCAGAGCGGGATTCGTGGTGGAAGGAGTCCCGCTCGTACGACACCTCCGAGTCGCCGCAGGGGTACGACAGGGGCACACAGACCCTCGACTACCACGCGGCGGGCGACCCGCGCGACGACGGCGAACCGACGGAGGGCGACGTGACCGACACCACCCACACCGAGGACATCGAGACCACCATCGAGGCGGTGCGGGAGACGATCAGCACCCACTACGACGCCGGCCGCGCCGAGGTGTTGTTCGCCGAGGTGCGCGAGGCCGGCGGGGCGCCGGTCGATACGTTCCTCGCTCTGCTCTTTCTGGCCAACCGAGGGACGATCAGGCTCCGACAGGACGACCTCTTCGGCGACCTGTGGATCCGCGATCCGTCGGCGCCGACGGCGGGCGACGAAGCGATTGCGGACTGA
- the smc gene encoding chromosome segregation protein SMC → MHISELVLDDFKSFGRKTRIPFYEDFTVITGPNGSGKSNIIDAVLFALGLARTRGIRAEKLTDLIYNPGHEDEDDRSGPREASVTVVLDNSDGTLDRSQVVNAAGTEDVGDVDEIAVKRRVKETEDNYYSYYYLNERSVNLSDIRDLLAQAGVTPEGYNVVMQGDVTEIINMSPAQRRGIIDEIAGVAEFDAKKEDAYEELETVEDRIEEADLRIGEKEDRLDQLEDERETALEYQSLREEKEEYESYLKAAELEEKRAAVERTEKRIEAKEQELADRQSTLEERREAVEELEDELSSLTREIERKGEDEQLRIKGEIEEIKGEIGRLEATIESEEEKIETAEQERREAFVTLDRKTEELDDLEDEIRSIKVEKASVKSDIEAKETDLADVEEEIENVDTAFDELKAELAERKEALEERKTERNDAQREKDRLLDEARRRSNRISEAQEELEAAHERVPELKAELSDLRGELDRAEKNREKIDAAIEDLRAEKADLQDDIDDIEDDLRAKQNEYAELEARADRDGDDSWPRSVTTALNAGIDGVHGAVGQLGSVDAEYATACETAAGGRLANVVVDDDGVGSACIDHLKTRNAGRATFLPITEMDRRGLPSKPSHSGVVDFARNLVDYDDRYAGVFSYVLGSTLVVEDMDTARDLMGDYRLVTLDGDLVEKSGAMTGGSGGGSRYSFTKSGKGKLERLAEEIESLEDDRRAVREEMREVESQLDDARDRKADATDRVREVESEIEDVEADLDETDAEIESLESELEDLRSERDEVDAEMNDLEERITDLDTEIAELEAEIADLEDELADSRVPELTDRKESIEDDIADLEDRMDDLDARLNETQLEVEYAEDAIDDLESTIEDAKARKAESQERIEELEADIADREDTLDEKRAAIEDLEDELADLKAERADLQDDLREAKEARDEQRERVADVESALDDLREEAERLEWEIDELENEVGDYDPDDIPDHDEVEENVERLEAEMEELEPVNMLAIDEYDEVEAALDDLQERRDTLVEERDAIQERIEGYEAQKQETFMAAFNDIDAHFQDIFERLSAGTGELHLENEADPFDGGLTMKAEPGDKPIQRLDAMSGGEKSLTALAFIFAIQRHNPAPFYALDEVDAFLDAANAERVGEMVHDLAGEAQFVVVSHRSALLDRSERAIGVTMQGDNVSAVTGIRLDDDDQEVAADD, encoded by the coding sequence GTGGGCGACGTGGACGAGATCGCGGTCAAGCGCCGCGTGAAAGAGACCGAGGACAACTACTACTCCTACTACTACCTCAACGAGCGCTCGGTCAACCTCTCGGACATCCGTGATCTGCTCGCGCAGGCGGGCGTGACGCCCGAGGGCTACAACGTCGTCATGCAGGGCGACGTGACCGAGATCATCAACATGTCGCCGGCACAGCGCCGCGGCATCATCGACGAAATCGCCGGCGTCGCGGAGTTCGACGCCAAGAAGGAGGACGCCTACGAGGAACTCGAAACCGTCGAGGACCGCATCGAGGAGGCAGACCTCCGCATCGGGGAGAAAGAGGACCGTCTCGATCAACTCGAAGACGAACGCGAGACGGCCCTCGAATACCAGTCGCTCCGCGAGGAGAAAGAGGAGTACGAGAGCTATCTGAAGGCCGCCGAACTGGAGGAGAAGCGCGCGGCCGTCGAGCGCACCGAGAAGCGCATCGAGGCGAAAGAGCAGGAGCTCGCCGACCGGCAGTCGACGCTCGAGGAACGACGGGAGGCCGTCGAGGAGCTAGAGGACGAACTGTCGTCGCTCACCCGCGAAATCGAGCGCAAGGGCGAGGACGAGCAGCTCCGAATCAAGGGCGAAATCGAGGAGATCAAGGGCGAAATCGGTCGGCTCGAAGCGACCATCGAGAGCGAGGAAGAGAAGATCGAGACGGCCGAACAGGAGCGACGCGAGGCGTTCGTCACGCTCGACCGCAAGACCGAGGAACTCGACGACCTCGAAGACGAGATCCGCTCGATCAAAGTCGAGAAGGCGTCGGTCAAAAGCGACATCGAGGCCAAGGAGACCGACCTCGCCGACGTCGAAGAAGAGATCGAGAACGTCGACACGGCGTTCGACGAACTCAAGGCCGAACTCGCCGAGCGAAAGGAGGCTTTGGAGGAGCGCAAGACCGAGCGCAACGACGCCCAGCGCGAGAAGGATCGCCTGCTCGACGAGGCCCGGCGTCGGTCGAACCGCATCAGCGAGGCCCAGGAAGAGTTGGAGGCCGCCCACGAACGCGTCCCCGAACTCAAGGCCGAACTCTCGGACCTGCGGGGCGAACTCGACCGCGCGGAGAAAAACCGCGAGAAGATCGACGCGGCCATCGAAGACCTCCGCGCCGAGAAGGCCGACCTGCAGGACGACATCGACGACATCGAGGACGACCTGCGGGCGAAACAGAACGAGTACGCGGAACTGGAGGCGCGCGCCGACCGCGACGGCGACGACTCCTGGCCGCGCTCGGTGACGACGGCGCTGAACGCCGGCATCGACGGCGTCCACGGCGCGGTCGGCCAACTCGGCAGCGTCGACGCCGAGTACGCCACCGCCTGCGAAACGGCGGCCGGCGGCCGCCTCGCGAACGTCGTCGTCGACGACGACGGCGTGGGATCGGCGTGTATCGACCACCTCAAAACCCGGAACGCCGGACGGGCCACCTTCCTCCCCATCACGGAGATGGATCGCCGCGGCCTCCCCTCGAAGCCGTCACATTCGGGCGTCGTCGACTTCGCACGCAACCTCGTCGACTACGACGACCGCTACGCCGGCGTCTTCTCCTACGTCCTCGGATCGACGCTCGTCGTCGAGGACATGGACACTGCGCGGGACCTGATGGGCGACTACCGCCTCGTCACGCTCGACGGCGACCTGGTGGAGAAAAGCGGCGCGATGACCGGCGGGTCGGGCGGTGGCTCCCGCTACTCGTTCACCAAGAGCGGAAAGGGCAAACTCGAGCGTCTCGCGGAGGAAATCGAGAGCCTGGAGGACGACCGCCGGGCCGTCCGCGAGGAGATGCGCGAGGTGGAGTCGCAACTGGACGACGCCCGCGATCGCAAGGCGGACGCGACCGACCGCGTGCGCGAGGTGGAGTCCGAGATCGAGGATGTCGAGGCCGATCTCGACGAGACGGACGCGGAGATCGAGTCGTTGGAGTCCGAACTCGAGGACCTCCGATCCGAGCGCGACGAGGTCGACGCGGAGATGAACGACCTCGAGGAGCGCATCACCGACCTCGACACCGAAATCGCGGAACTGGAGGCCGAGATCGCGGACCTGGAGGACGAACTCGCGGACTCGCGGGTGCCCGAACTCACGGATCGGAAGGAGTCGATCGAGGACGACATCGCGGACCTCGAAGACCGGATGGACGACCTTGACGCCCGTCTCAACGAGACGCAACTGGAGGTCGAATACGCCGAAGACGCCATCGACGACCTCGAATCGACGATCGAGGACGCCAAAGCGCGCAAGGCCGAGTCCCAGGAACGCATCGAGGAGCTGGAGGCCGACATCGCGGACCGCGAGGACACCCTCGACGAAAAGCGGGCGGCCATCGAGGACCTGGAGGACGAACTCGCGGATCTGAAAGCGGAACGCGCGGACCTCCAGGACGACCTGCGCGAGGCGAAAGAGGCCCGCGACGAGCAGCGAGAGCGGGTGGCCGACGTGGAGTCGGCGCTCGACGACCTGCGCGAGGAGGCCGAACGGCTGGAGTGGGAGATCGACGAACTCGAAAACGAGGTCGGCGACTACGACCCCGACGACATCCCCGACCACGACGAGGTGGAGGAGAACGTCGAGCGCCTGGAAGCCGAGATGGAAGAGCTAGAGCCGGTCAACATGCTCGCCATCGACGAGTACGACGAGGTCGAGGCGGCTCTGGACGACCTTCAGGAGCGTCGGGACACGCTCGTCGAGGAACGTGACGCCATCCAGGAACGCATCGAGGGGTACGAAGCGCAGAAGCAAGAGACGTTCATGGCGGCGTTCAACGACATCGACGCCCACTTCCAGGACATCTTCGAGCGCCTCTCGGCGGGGACGGGCGAGTTGCACCTCGAAAACGAGGCCGACCCCTTCGACGGCGGCTTGACCATGAAGGCCGAACCGGGCGACAAACCGATCCAGCGCCTCGACGCCATGAGCGGCGGCGAGAAGTCGCTGACGGCGCTCGCCTTCATCTTCGCCATCCAGCGTCACAACCCCGCGCCTTTCTACGCGCTGGACGAGGTGGACGCCTTCCTCGACGCCGCCAACGCCGAACGCGTCGGCGAGATGGTTCACGACCTGGCGGGCGAGGCGCAGTTCGTCGTCGTCTCGCACCGCTCCGCGCTGCTCGACCGATCGGAGCGCGCCATCGGCGTCACCATGCAGGGCGACAACGTGAGTGCCGTGACGGGGATCCGCCTCGACGACGACGATCAGGAGGTGGCCGCGGATGACTGA